A single region of the Coregonus clupeaformis isolate EN_2021a chromosome 16, ASM2061545v1, whole genome shotgun sequence genome encodes:
- the LOC121559442 gene encoding mitogen-activated protein kinase kinase kinase kinase 4-like isoform X3 produces MANDSPAKSLVEIDLASLRDPAGIFELVEVVGNGTYGQVYKGRHVKTGQLAAIKVMDVTEDEEEEIKLEINMLKKYSHHRNIATYYGAFIKKSPPGHDDQLWLVMEFCGAGSITDLVKNTKGNQLKEDWIAYISREILRGLAHLHAHHVIHRDIKGQNVLLTENAEVKLVDFGVSAQLDRTVGRRNTFIGTPYWMAPEVIACDENPEATYDYRSDLWSTGITAIEMAEGAPPLCDMHPMRALFLIPRNPPPRLKSKKWSKKFCSFIEGSLVKNYNQRPPTEQLLKHPFIRDQPNERQVRIQLKDHIDRTKKKRGEKDETEYEYSGSEEEEEDAAEQEGEPSSIVNMPGESTLRKDFIRLQQENKERSEALRRQQLLQEQQLREQEEYKRQLLAERQKRIEQQKEQRRRLEEQQRREREMRRQQEREQRRREQEEKRRMEEMERRRKEDDERRRAEEEKRRSDREQEYIRRQLEEEQRHLEILQQQLLHEQAMLLEFKWRELEEQRKAERLHKRLQQEQAYLLSLQHDNKPPQQTQPPQPCEKTKDPKRMSPDSTSKAPQTTCPGPDGDRAPAPQPQFLNNVNAIASRRTSSDNTRSPQTQFLDNVTANAPRRMSSDTTKSPQTMSQDSTTKAPQKLSPDSVDKDSEKTPPDNSDALATQSTDVTKPPQTEGPDGPKSPQTDRSEPSDALGDPQPIREADERFRKNIQGSPQTAPPTKQPPVPPRSEPFSNGSSSSESVPPAMHRPMEPQVQWSHLAALKSSSVAPPPVVSRSHSFSEPVVPSFAHLHLRSQEPHNHHHHPSAAAPSPARTDPQPPTQPPASGPSDEVPPRVPVRTTSRSPVLSRRDSPLQASAPPSNQAVQRSAGSNAEPRLLWDRVEKLVPRPGSGSSSGSSNSSSQAGSGERFRARSSSKSEGSPLQRPDNAAKKPDDKKDFARPNRPAGDVDLTALAKELRAVEDVRPHKVTDYSSSSEESGTTDEDDDEEVDQDAADESTSGAEDTRAGRGLSNGETASLKTLLAHDDSENDLTTPSKDGTLVIRQSVGDKKRPPVNVSSSSSGPSAAHGQAVQAHTPHGPGNGHQEKNGFAGRIHLLPDLIQQSHHSPTSSTSSSISNSPSSSSLVSPAMSPQIPLDKLTAIEKHKSSSSFTPFIDPRLLQVSPSSGSSLNNMAAFGNDGRLADALRADPSRKGSVVNVNPVNTRPQSDTPEIRKYKKRFNSEILCAALWGVNLLVGTESGLMLLDRSGQGKVYPLISRRRIQQMDVLEGLNVLVTISGKKNKLRVYYLSWLRNKILHNDPEVEKKQGWVTVGELEGCVHYKVVKYERIKFLVLALKNSVEVYAWAPKPYHKFMAFKSFGDLVHKPLLVDLTVEEGQRLKVIYGSSNGFHAVDVDSGAVYDIYLPTHIQTNIQSHAIIILPNTDGIELLVCYEDEGVYVNTYGRITKDVVLQWGEMPTSVAYIRSNQIMGWGEKAIEIRSVETGHLDGVFMHKRAQRLKFLCERNDKVFFASVRSGGSSQVYFMTLGRTSLLSW; encoded by the exons gatgaagaggaggaaatCAAACTGGAGATCAATATGCTCAAGAAGTACTCCCATCACAGAAACATTGCCACATACTATGGTGCTTTTATCAAGAAGAGTCCCCCGGGGCATGATGACCAGCTATGG CTTGTGATGGAGTTCTGTGGGGCGGGCTCCATCACAGACCTGGTGAAGAACACTAAAGGCAACCAGCTCAAGGAGGACTGGATCGCCTACATCTCCAGAGAAATCCTCCGG ggaCTGGCCCACCTGCACGCCCACCACGTCATCCACCGTGACATCAAGGGACAGAACGTCCTGCTCACAGAGAACGCCGAGGTCAAGCTTG TGGACTTTGGCGTGAGTGCCCAGTTGGACCGGACGGTGGGGAGGAGGAACACCTTCATCGGGACGCCCTATTGGATGGCGCCCGAGGTCATCGCCTGTGACGAGAACCCTGAGGCCACCTACGACTACAGA agTGACTTGTGGTCCACTGGAATCACTGCCATTGAAATGGCTGAAGGAGCTCCTC CACTGTGCGACATGCATCCGATGCGAGCACTCTTCCTCATCCCAAGGAACCCTCCCCCGCGACTCAAGTCCAAGAAGTG GTCTAAGAAGTTTTGCAGCTTCATCGAGGGCTCCCTGGTGAAGAACTACAACCAGCGCCCCCCCACTGAGCAACTGCTCAAGCACCCTTTCATCAGGGACCAGCCCAACGAGAGGCAGGTCCGCATCCAACTCAAAGACCACATTGACCGCACCAAGAAGAAGAGGGGTGAGAAAG ACGAGACTGAATATGAGTACAGCGGgagtgaggaggaagaggaggatgctGCAGAGCAAGAGGGAGAGCCTAG CTCCATCGTGAACATGCCGGGGGAGTCGACGCTGCGTAAGGACTTCATCCGGCTGCAGCAGGAGAACAAGGAGCGCTCCGAGGCGCTGCGCCGACAGCAGCTCCTGCAGGAGCAGCAGCTCCGGGAGCAGGAGGAGTACAAGCGCCAACTACTGGCAGAGAGGCAGAAACGCATTGAGCAACAGAAGGAGCAGAGGAGGCGACTGGAGGAG CAACAGCGACGCGAGCGCGAGATGAGGAGGCAGCAGGAGCGCGAGCAGCGCCGGCGCGAGCAGGAGGAGAAGAGGCGCATGGAGGAGATGGAAAGACGGCGGAAAGAGGATGACGAGCGCCGGAGGgcggaggaggagaagaggaggagcgaCCGTGAGCAG GAGTACATTCGTCGGCAGCTGGAGGAGGAGCAGAGGCACCTGGAGATCCTGCAGCAGCAGCTCCTCCATGAACAGGCCATGCTCCTG GAGTTCAAATGGCGGGAGCTGGAGGAGCAGCGGAAGGCAGAGCGTCTCCACAAGCGTCTGCAGCAGGAGCAGGCCTATCTGCTGTCCCTCCAGCACGACAATAAACCACCGCAGCAGACACAGCCGCCGCAGCCCTGCGAAAAGACTAAAGACCCCAAGAGAATGTCCCCCGACAGTACTAGTAAAGCCCCTCAGACAACGTGCCCAGGCCCCGATGGCGATCGAGCCCCAGCTCCACAACCCCAGTTCCTCAACAATGTTAATGCTATCGCTTCACGGAGAACGTCCTCCGATAACACTAGGTCCCCACAAACCCAGTTCCTGGACAATGTTACTGCTAATGCCCCACGGAGAATGTCCTCGGATACCACAAAGTCCCCACAAACCATGTCCCAGGATAGTACTACTAAGGCCCCTCAAAAACTGTCCCCAGACAGTGTTGATAAAGACTCAGAAAAGACCCCCCCTGACAATAGCGATGCCCTAGCCACCCAGTCCACAGACGTTACTAAACCCCCACAAACAGAGGGCCCAGACGGCCCCAAGTCCCCACAGACAGACCGCTCGGAGCCTAGCGACGCTCTCGGTGATCCTCAGCCAATCAGAGAG GCCGACGAGCGCTTCCGAAAGAACATTCAGGGCTCCCCCCAGACCGCCCCACCCACCAAGCAGCCCCCCGTTCCCCCCCGCTCCGAACCCTTCTCTAACGGCAGCTCCTCCTCCGAGTCTGTCCCGCCTGCCATGCACCGGCCCATGGAACCACAG gTCCAGTGGTCCCACCTGGCCGCTCTTAAGAGCAGCAGCGTCGCCCCGCCCCCCGTCGTGTCTCGTTCCCATTCCTTCAGTGAACCCGTGGTTCCTAGTTTTGCACATCTCCATCTGCGCTCCCAGGAGCCCCACAACCACCACCATCACCCCTCTGCTGCTGCACCATCACCTGCACGCACTGACCCCCAGCCCCCGACCCAGCCCCCCGCCTCGGGCCCCAGCGACGAGGTGCCCCCCAGG GTTCCAGTGAGGACAACGTCCAGGTCCCCTGTGCTGTCACGTAGAGACTCTCCTCTCCAGGCCTCTGCCCCGCCTAGCAACCAGGCAGTACAGAGGAGCGCCGGCAG TAATGCGGAGCCACGTCTGCTGTGGGACCGAGTGGAGAAGCTGGTTCCCAGGCCCGGCAGTGGCAGCTCCTCTGGATCCTCCAACTCCAGCTCCCAGGCCGGCTCTGGGGAGAGGTTCAGAGCACgct CATCGTCTAAGTCTGAGGGTTCCCCACTGCAACGCCCCGACAACGCTGCCAAAAAGCCTGACGACAAGAAGGACTTTGCCCGACCCAACCGGCCAGCC GGTGACGTG GACCTGACGGCCCTGGCCAAAGAGCTGCGGGCGGTGGAGGATGTGCGGCCCCACAAGGTGACCGACTACTCCTCTTCCAGCGAGGAGTCCGGCACCACCGACGAAGACGATGATGAAGAAGTGGACCAGGACGCAGCAGACGAGTCCACCTCGGGAGCAGAAGATACCAGGGCCGG GAGAGGGCTGAGTAACGGAGAGACTGCATCCCTGAAGACCTTGCTGGCCCACGACGACTCAGAGAACGACCTCACCACACCCTCCAAGGATGGCACCTTGGTCATCAGACAG AGCGTGGGCGACAAAAAACGCCCGCCGGTCAAtgtctcttcatcctcctccggTCCCAGTGCGGCTCACGGTCAAGCCGTTCAAGCACACACTCCTCACGGTCCTGGTAACGGTCACCAGGAGAAAAACGGCTTTGCCGGCCGCATTCACTTGCTGCCAGACCTTATTCAGCAGAGCCACCACTCCCCcacctcttccacctcctcttcAATCTCcaactccccctcctcctccagcctTGTCAGCCCAGCCATGTCCCCCCAGATCCCCCTGGACAAGCTCACTGCCATCGAG AAACACAAGTCTTCCTCATCCTTCACCCCCTTCATCGACCCGCGCCTCCTGCAGGTCTCCCCCTCCAGCGGCAGCTCCCTCAACAACATGG CGGCCTTTGGGAACGACGGGCGGCTGGCGGACGCCCTGAGGGCTGACCCGTCCCGTAAGGGCTCCGTGGTCAATGTGAACCCGGTCAACACACGCCCCCAGAGCGACACGCCGGAGATCCGCAAGTACAAGAAGAGGTTCAACTCTGAGATCCTGTGTGCTGCACTATGGG GTGTCAACCTGCTGGTGGGGACAGAGAGTGGTCTGATGCTGCTGGACCGTAGCGGTCAGGGGAAGGTCTACCCCCTCATCAGCCGACGGCGCATCCAACAGATGGACGTCCTGGAGGGACTCAATGTCCTGGTCACTATATCAG ggaagaaGAATAAGTTGCGTGTGTACTACCTGTCATGGCTGAGGAACAAGATTTTGCACAACGACCCAGAGGTTGAGAAGAAGCAGGGCTGGGTCACTGTAGGAGAGCTGGAGGGCTGCGTGCACTACAAAGTCG TGAAATATGAGAGGATCAAGTTCTTGGTCCTTGCCTTGAAGAACTCTGTGGAGGTCTATGCATGGGCGCCCAAGCCGTACCACAAGTTCATGGCCTTCAAG TCGTTTGGTGACCTGGTGCACAAGCCCCTGTTGGTTGACCTGACGGTGGAGGAGGGTCAGAGGTTAAAGGTCATCTACGGCTCCAGCAACGGCTTCCACGCCGTGGACGTGGACTCTGGGGCGGTGTACGACATCTACCTGCCCACACAC ATCCAGACCAATATACAGTCCCATGCCATCATCATCCTGCCCAACACGGATGGCATTGAGCTGCTGGTGTGTTATGAGGATGAGGGCGTCTATGTCAACACCTACGGACGCATCACCAAAGACGTGGTCCTGCAGTGGGGCGAGATGCCCACCTCAGTGG CCTACATTAGGTCCAACCAGATCATGGGCTGGGGGGAGAAGGCCATAGAGATCAGGTCTGTGGAGACAGGACACCTGGACGGGGTCTTCATGCACAAGAGAGCCCAGAGACTCAAGTTCCTGTGTGAAAGGAACGACAAG GTGTTCTTTGCGTCGGTGCGCTCTGGAGGTTCCAGCCAGGTCTACTTCATGACCCTGGGCCGTACCTCCCTGCTTAGCTGGTAG
- the LOC121559442 gene encoding mitogen-activated protein kinase kinase kinase kinase 4-like isoform X6: MANDSPAKSLVEIDLASLRDPAGIFELVEVVGNGTYGQVYKGRHVKTGQLAAIKVMDVTEDEEEEIKLEINMLKKYSHHRNIATYYGAFIKKSPPGHDDQLWLVMEFCGAGSITDLVKNTKGNQLKEDWIAYISREILRGLAHLHAHHVIHRDIKGQNVLLTENAEVKLVDFGVSAQLDRTVGRRNTFIGTPYWMAPEVIACDENPEATYDYRSDLWSTGITAIEMAEGAPPLCDMHPMRALFLIPRNPPPRLKSKKWSKKFCSFIEGSLVKNYNQRPPTEQLLKHPFIRDQPNERQVRIQLKDHIDRTKKKRGEKDETEYEYSGSEEEEEDAAEQEGEPSSIVNMPGESTLRKDFIRLQQENKERSEALRRQQLLQEQQLREQEEYKRQLLAERQKRIEQQKEQRRRLEEQQRREREMRRQQEREQRRREQEEKRRMEEMERRRKEDDERRRAEEEKRRSDREQEYIRRQLEEEQRHLEILQQQLLHEQAMLLEFKWRELEEQRKAERLHKRLQQEQAYLLSLQHDNKPPQQTQPPQPCEKTKDPKRMSPDSTSKAPQTTCPGPDGDRAPAPQPQFLNNVNAIASRRTSSDNTRSPQTQFLDNVTANAPRRMSSDTTKSPQTMSQDSTTKAPQKLSPDSVDKDSEKTPPDNSDALATQSTDVTKPPQTEGPDGPKSPQTDRSEPSDALGDPQPIREADERFRKNIQGSPQTAPPTKQPPVPPRSEPFSNGSSSSESVPPAMHRPMEPQVQWSHLAALKSSSVAPPPVVSRSHSFSEPVVPSFAHLHLRSQEPHNHHHHPSAAAPSPARTDPQPPTQPPASGPSDEVPPRVPVRTTSRSPVLSRRDSPLQASAPPSNQAVQRSAGSNAEPRLLWDRVEKLVPRPGSGSSSGSSNSSSQAGSGERFRARSSSKSEGSPLQRPDNAAKKPDDKKDFARPNRPAGDVDLTALAKELRAVEDVRPHKVTDYSSSSEESGTTDEDDDEEVDQDAADESTSGAEDTRAGRGLSNGETASLKTLLAHDDSENDLTTPSKDGTLVIRQTQSASNTMQKHKSSSSFTPFIDPRLLQVSPSSGSSLNNMAAFGNDGRLADALRADPSRKGSVVNVNPVNTRPQSDTPEIRKYKKRFNSEILCAALWGVNLLVGTESGLMLLDRSGQGKVYPLISRRRIQQMDVLEGLNVLVTISGKKNKLRVYYLSWLRNKILHNDPEVEKKQGWVTVGELEGCVHYKVVKYERIKFLVLALKNSVEVYAWAPKPYHKFMAFKSFGDLVHKPLLVDLTVEEGQRLKVIYGSSNGFHAVDVDSGAVYDIYLPTHIQTNIQSHAIIILPNTDGIELLVCYEDEGVYVNTYGRITKDVVLQWGEMPTSVAYIRSNQIMGWGEKAIEIRSVETGHLDGVFMHKRAQRLKFLCERNDKVFFASVRSGGSSQVYFMTLGRTSLLSW, encoded by the exons gatgaagaggaggaaatCAAACTGGAGATCAATATGCTCAAGAAGTACTCCCATCACAGAAACATTGCCACATACTATGGTGCTTTTATCAAGAAGAGTCCCCCGGGGCATGATGACCAGCTATGG CTTGTGATGGAGTTCTGTGGGGCGGGCTCCATCACAGACCTGGTGAAGAACACTAAAGGCAACCAGCTCAAGGAGGACTGGATCGCCTACATCTCCAGAGAAATCCTCCGG ggaCTGGCCCACCTGCACGCCCACCACGTCATCCACCGTGACATCAAGGGACAGAACGTCCTGCTCACAGAGAACGCCGAGGTCAAGCTTG TGGACTTTGGCGTGAGTGCCCAGTTGGACCGGACGGTGGGGAGGAGGAACACCTTCATCGGGACGCCCTATTGGATGGCGCCCGAGGTCATCGCCTGTGACGAGAACCCTGAGGCCACCTACGACTACAGA agTGACTTGTGGTCCACTGGAATCACTGCCATTGAAATGGCTGAAGGAGCTCCTC CACTGTGCGACATGCATCCGATGCGAGCACTCTTCCTCATCCCAAGGAACCCTCCCCCGCGACTCAAGTCCAAGAAGTG GTCTAAGAAGTTTTGCAGCTTCATCGAGGGCTCCCTGGTGAAGAACTACAACCAGCGCCCCCCCACTGAGCAACTGCTCAAGCACCCTTTCATCAGGGACCAGCCCAACGAGAGGCAGGTCCGCATCCAACTCAAAGACCACATTGACCGCACCAAGAAGAAGAGGGGTGAGAAAG ACGAGACTGAATATGAGTACAGCGGgagtgaggaggaagaggaggatgctGCAGAGCAAGAGGGAGAGCCTAG CTCCATCGTGAACATGCCGGGGGAGTCGACGCTGCGTAAGGACTTCATCCGGCTGCAGCAGGAGAACAAGGAGCGCTCCGAGGCGCTGCGCCGACAGCAGCTCCTGCAGGAGCAGCAGCTCCGGGAGCAGGAGGAGTACAAGCGCCAACTACTGGCAGAGAGGCAGAAACGCATTGAGCAACAGAAGGAGCAGAGGAGGCGACTGGAGGAG CAACAGCGACGCGAGCGCGAGATGAGGAGGCAGCAGGAGCGCGAGCAGCGCCGGCGCGAGCAGGAGGAGAAGAGGCGCATGGAGGAGATGGAAAGACGGCGGAAAGAGGATGACGAGCGCCGGAGGgcggaggaggagaagaggaggagcgaCCGTGAGCAG GAGTACATTCGTCGGCAGCTGGAGGAGGAGCAGAGGCACCTGGAGATCCTGCAGCAGCAGCTCCTCCATGAACAGGCCATGCTCCTG GAGTTCAAATGGCGGGAGCTGGAGGAGCAGCGGAAGGCAGAGCGTCTCCACAAGCGTCTGCAGCAGGAGCAGGCCTATCTGCTGTCCCTCCAGCACGACAATAAACCACCGCAGCAGACACAGCCGCCGCAGCCCTGCGAAAAGACTAAAGACCCCAAGAGAATGTCCCCCGACAGTACTAGTAAAGCCCCTCAGACAACGTGCCCAGGCCCCGATGGCGATCGAGCCCCAGCTCCACAACCCCAGTTCCTCAACAATGTTAATGCTATCGCTTCACGGAGAACGTCCTCCGATAACACTAGGTCCCCACAAACCCAGTTCCTGGACAATGTTACTGCTAATGCCCCACGGAGAATGTCCTCGGATACCACAAAGTCCCCACAAACCATGTCCCAGGATAGTACTACTAAGGCCCCTCAAAAACTGTCCCCAGACAGTGTTGATAAAGACTCAGAAAAGACCCCCCCTGACAATAGCGATGCCCTAGCCACCCAGTCCACAGACGTTACTAAACCCCCACAAACAGAGGGCCCAGACGGCCCCAAGTCCCCACAGACAGACCGCTCGGAGCCTAGCGACGCTCTCGGTGATCCTCAGCCAATCAGAGAG GCCGACGAGCGCTTCCGAAAGAACATTCAGGGCTCCCCCCAGACCGCCCCACCCACCAAGCAGCCCCCCGTTCCCCCCCGCTCCGAACCCTTCTCTAACGGCAGCTCCTCCTCCGAGTCTGTCCCGCCTGCCATGCACCGGCCCATGGAACCACAG gTCCAGTGGTCCCACCTGGCCGCTCTTAAGAGCAGCAGCGTCGCCCCGCCCCCCGTCGTGTCTCGTTCCCATTCCTTCAGTGAACCCGTGGTTCCTAGTTTTGCACATCTCCATCTGCGCTCCCAGGAGCCCCACAACCACCACCATCACCCCTCTGCTGCTGCACCATCACCTGCACGCACTGACCCCCAGCCCCCGACCCAGCCCCCCGCCTCGGGCCCCAGCGACGAGGTGCCCCCCAGG GTTCCAGTGAGGACAACGTCCAGGTCCCCTGTGCTGTCACGTAGAGACTCTCCTCTCCAGGCCTCTGCCCCGCCTAGCAACCAGGCAGTACAGAGGAGCGCCGGCAG TAATGCGGAGCCACGTCTGCTGTGGGACCGAGTGGAGAAGCTGGTTCCCAGGCCCGGCAGTGGCAGCTCCTCTGGATCCTCCAACTCCAGCTCCCAGGCCGGCTCTGGGGAGAGGTTCAGAGCACgct CATCGTCTAAGTCTGAGGGTTCCCCACTGCAACGCCCCGACAACGCTGCCAAAAAGCCTGACGACAAGAAGGACTTTGCCCGACCCAACCGGCCAGCC GGTGACGTG GACCTGACGGCCCTGGCCAAAGAGCTGCGGGCGGTGGAGGATGTGCGGCCCCACAAGGTGACCGACTACTCCTCTTCCAGCGAGGAGTCCGGCACCACCGACGAAGACGATGATGAAGAAGTGGACCAGGACGCAGCAGACGAGTCCACCTCGGGAGCAGAAGATACCAGGGCCGG GAGAGGGCTGAGTAACGGAGAGACTGCATCCCTGAAGACCTTGCTGGCCCACGACGACTCAGAGAACGACCTCACCACACCCTCCAAGGATGGCACCTTGGTCATCAGACAG ACCCAATCGGCCAGCAACACCATGCAGAAACACAAGTCTTCCTCATCCTTCACCCCCTTCATCGACCCGCGCCTCCTGCAGGTCTCCCCCTCCAGCGGCAGCTCCCTCAACAACATGG CGGCCTTTGGGAACGACGGGCGGCTGGCGGACGCCCTGAGGGCTGACCCGTCCCGTAAGGGCTCCGTGGTCAATGTGAACCCGGTCAACACACGCCCCCAGAGCGACACGCCGGAGATCCGCAAGTACAAGAAGAGGTTCAACTCTGAGATCCTGTGTGCTGCACTATGGG GTGTCAACCTGCTGGTGGGGACAGAGAGTGGTCTGATGCTGCTGGACCGTAGCGGTCAGGGGAAGGTCTACCCCCTCATCAGCCGACGGCGCATCCAACAGATGGACGTCCTGGAGGGACTCAATGTCCTGGTCACTATATCAG ggaagaaGAATAAGTTGCGTGTGTACTACCTGTCATGGCTGAGGAACAAGATTTTGCACAACGACCCAGAGGTTGAGAAGAAGCAGGGCTGGGTCACTGTAGGAGAGCTGGAGGGCTGCGTGCACTACAAAGTCG TGAAATATGAGAGGATCAAGTTCTTGGTCCTTGCCTTGAAGAACTCTGTGGAGGTCTATGCATGGGCGCCCAAGCCGTACCACAAGTTCATGGCCTTCAAG TCGTTTGGTGACCTGGTGCACAAGCCCCTGTTGGTTGACCTGACGGTGGAGGAGGGTCAGAGGTTAAAGGTCATCTACGGCTCCAGCAACGGCTTCCACGCCGTGGACGTGGACTCTGGGGCGGTGTACGACATCTACCTGCCCACACAC ATCCAGACCAATATACAGTCCCATGCCATCATCATCCTGCCCAACACGGATGGCATTGAGCTGCTGGTGTGTTATGAGGATGAGGGCGTCTATGTCAACACCTACGGACGCATCACCAAAGACGTGGTCCTGCAGTGGGGCGAGATGCCCACCTCAGTGG CCTACATTAGGTCCAACCAGATCATGGGCTGGGGGGAGAAGGCCATAGAGATCAGGTCTGTGGAGACAGGACACCTGGACGGGGTCTTCATGCACAAGAGAGCCCAGAGACTCAAGTTCCTGTGTGAAAGGAACGACAAG GTGTTCTTTGCGTCGGTGCGCTCTGGAGGTTCCAGCCAGGTCTACTTCATGACCCTGGGCCGTACCTCCCTGCTTAGCTGGTAG